From the genome of Solanum stenotomum isolate F172 chromosome 5, ASM1918654v1, whole genome shotgun sequence:
TGCATTAGTTCCGGTTAAAGACTCACATGACAACTTTAGGATAAGTGTGAGATTTCGAAAGAcaattagttagtattggagTGAAATCTGCCTGTACATAGTAAATAGTTTCAGAGAATTCATGCAGCCGATTCTGTTTTTTATTGGGAGGTAGTCAATGATGGAGAACTAAAAATCACTCTTTAGTAACCTGGAAAAGAGTCTATGCAGGTAAATTCAAATGGGATATGAACTTACGATGAAGAAGACCCTTGTCTACCATTGCCAGAGCAACAAATGCAATAAGAACCTGTAGGTACAAAAGGTATAGTGATAAGAGGGCCAAGAAATAAGTATCTGAAATCCCAAGATAAGCGACATTTTATCCACAAAAGCAGcaaatgaaaaaagagaaacaagaaagaAACAGGAATGAACAGAAAACAAATTCAGTGAAACAATGAAGAGAACATGAATGAATCACAAATCAGAACTTTGTTCACTGTTAGGTCAATGAACCAGATAGGAGAGAGCAGTTTAATAGTTACCTTGTCAGCAAGAGGATCAAGGTAAGAACCAACAACAGAATTTATTCCCATCCTCCTAGCCATGTACCCATCTAGCTACAAGGCACAGAGTGAAACTAAATTAGAAAGCTGAGCTTAACTCCTTTTCAAGGAAAAGAAGAATGGGGCTACACACCCAATCAGTTGCCCCAGAAACAGCTAGCCCAACAAATGCAGGAAGATACATATCATGTATAATCATCCTGCAATATTTACACGGCAATGGGAATTAAAGGAGTATATGTTTAATTTGTAGCTTAACTACAGCAGAATGATAACATTGTGTCAATTTGCAGTCTAAACGCTCTGTGGCCTTCACATACAGATTTTACCGTGCAAGCTATGCTTATGGCATAAAAGCACAACCACATTCAAGATAACACAGCTGATCATATCCAAAGAATCCACAATATCTAATTAATGATAAGTAAACATAATGCTTGACCAAGGAAGATAATTAGTCTCCAACTACACCTCAATCCTAAGCACAGCCAGATTCAAGAAAACCAAGGTGATCATGTTCATGGCATTCACATGATCTAATTTATGATAAACAAACATAATGATTACAACAACAATGCCTCGGtcccaaacaaaaaataatgctTAGCGAAGGAAAATGACAAACTCAATTATTGCTTGTCCTTGTACTAGTTCTTGAATACTTTCATAGCTCAAATGCTAAGGCATACAGCAAAGTGCATAAAATATTTGTGGTCTGTTACTTTATCATGTCTCTTTCAAGTTTCTTCTTCTACAAGTGCTAAATTTAACTGAACTAAACACCCATAATTGTCTGAATCATGAAATATAAATGTCAAGAAATGAAGTAGTTCTGCATTCTGCAATAAAGAAGTACAAATACTGTGATGATGAAAGTAAATGTGTACGAGGTTATTAAAGCACCATAGGCTCACTTAGCCTTTCTACAGTACAGGTGTATCTTGTATGGTACAAAATGTCTAGagaaatgttttccttcatgaAATCATTTTCTAGTAACTGGTTATAGTAAATTTCCACCAAGAACGGAAAATAACTTCAGTCACTTATGGCCAGAAGTCATTTTACTTCAAAAATATCAGTACTTCAACTCCATATCCATCATTTATTAAAAGTTGTTGTCAATTTTTAATAATACTCCATAAAACATCACCAAAATACTATCATTATACACACTATAGTTTTCCTTGTATAATTAGCACATACTCCAgcttcaatttgtttgtcttatttcaaaaagaatgtttttTTACTTGCTGGCAACTCTTTAATTCCAACTTTCCATGTGATAAGTttaaccacaagattaaaaggcattttgatacatttagtTTAAGATGACAAGAGGTCCTTAAActctgtgtcaagtcaaaaccagacaaacaaattaaatcatttatacaagCCAAACACTGGCAAATGAGCCTGATATTTCAATGTAAAGCAGTTTCCACTTTCCTCCATACAAAAATGTAGGTTGAATAAACTATTGCAACCAATTCTCaggtaaacaaaaaaaagagagagcaAAAAGTTACCATGCGAGAAATGGACCGGATATCATTCTACTCAAGGAAATGAAGTTGGGCAAATTGAGGAAACTATCCCTAACTTCAACAGCCAGCTGAGACTCCTTCCATTGCTTCTCATTTCTCCCATTTAGCAATCTATGCGTCGATTGAAAGCATAACTTGTAGGGAAATTGCAATCTAAGAGAACTAACTCTGGGAAACACAAGAAGGAAATCGGATTGAAGATGTAGAGAAGTTGAAGACTGAGAAAGCTTACAAGGAGGTGAAGAAAGGAAAAGAGGACAAAAATTAGCGGCGGCAGCGAACGGAGAGAGGAAGTGGCGGTGGCGGCGCCGGCGGTCAAAGTTAAGTAACGGCGTCAATGGTATCGTTGACGATGAAGAAGACGAAAATTGTTGGGTAAAGAAAATTGTagaagaagtgagatagttcgaATTGAGCTTACGATTTCGAGAAATTAGGGTTCCGATTGATCTGAAAATCGCCATTGATGTAGCAGCATTTTCATGCACATCGAGATGGAGTAAGGTTTTTTTGCGAGGGTTTAGCAAAGCGGTCCGACGAGGTAAACAAACTTGACACCTGTTATCGAGcttgaattattaatttcattctccaattatttatattcttaaaaaatattattttatttgattatctGAATTTGAATACACCTATGATTTTTCAATACTCCCTAAATTTAGAGATGTTTCAACACTTCTTTCGATTTTTTATTAGGAGTCTTATGCTCCTACAAAAGTTTGAGATTACAAGTTATGTTATGTGACAGATCGAAAGTCGTTTAATTAGCTAAGTAGAGAGTGTTTTTAAGGCTGACAATAACTaataatttatatcaatttcagAAGTATTTTCAATACAAACCAAAAACACACACGTCACCTTTTCACACTCTAGTTATAAAATTACACTACCTAATGAAGTATACTAGCTAAAATTAATGAGACAAATAATTGAAACTTAATTACATTAACCAATCACCTTGCAAAAAGTTAGTTAAGACAAAAGAGGCCTTAAATTCCATATAGTCCATATATT
Proteins encoded in this window:
- the LOC125864996 gene encoding cardiolipin synthase (CMP-forming), mitochondrial, which gives rise to MAIFRSIGTLISRNRKLNSNYLTSSTIFFTQQFSSSSSSTIPLTPLLNFDRRRRHRHFLSPFAAAANFCPLFLSSPPCKLSQSSTSLHLQSDFLLVFPRVSSLRLQFPYKLCFQSTHRLLNGRNEKQWKESQLAVEVRDSFLNLPNFISLSRMISGPFLAWMIIHDMYLPAFVGLAVSGATDWLDGYMARRMGINSVVGSYLDPLADKVLIAFVALAMVDKGLLHPGLVSLVVLRDVALVGGAVYKRASILEWKWSSWYEFFNLDGARPQKVEPLLISKVNTVLQLALVAAALLQPDLGNAETQTYITYLSWLVAMTTVGSTAAYGAQHLRGGATWKNRL